From a region of the Nonlabens dokdonensis DSW-6 genome:
- a CDS encoding alpha/beta fold hydrolase codes for MKTTLQFTLFLFLFVQLQLHAQSKSISTSVMGYGDPVLFLPGFASDASVWETTIEKFSSTNQCHTIDYAGFGKVAPIEFPWLPTILEDLKTYIKTLDNPNLVIVGHSMGGTIATWLAAQPDLKIKEIVVIDGLPCTGALMMPDFSPDNLAYESPYNNQLLKMDDKAFEQMAAGMASGMATNTDHQKQIKDHILKTDRKTYVYGYTDYLKLDVRPFLSQIKVPVIILGAGKPYGKEMAQQTYEKQYAQLPDYKLLINENSKHFIMMDAPSWLEQQLIPILVK; via the coding sequence ATGAAAACTACCCTTCAATTTACATTGTTTCTCTTCTTATTTGTTCAGTTACAATTGCATGCACAGAGTAAAAGTATAAGCACTTCAGTAATGGGATATGGTGATCCTGTATTATTTCTTCCTGGATTTGCCAGCGATGCATCTGTATGGGAAACGACTATTGAAAAATTCTCCTCTACAAATCAATGCCACACAATTGATTATGCTGGATTTGGAAAAGTAGCTCCTATAGAATTCCCTTGGTTGCCAACTATTCTAGAGGACCTTAAGACGTATATAAAAACCTTAGATAATCCCAATCTTGTTATTGTAGGTCACAGCATGGGCGGCACAATAGCTACATGGCTCGCAGCGCAACCAGATCTTAAGATAAAAGAGATAGTGGTAATAGATGGATTACCATGTACTGGAGCGCTCATGATGCCCGATTTTTCACCAGATAATCTCGCCTATGAAAGTCCTTATAATAATCAATTATTAAAAATGGACGATAAAGCTTTTGAACAAATGGCAGCTGGAATGGCTTCAGGGATGGCAACTAATACTGATCATCAAAAACAAATTAAAGATCATATTCTCAAAACAGATCGTAAAACCTACGTCTACGGTTATACGGATTATTTGAAATTAGACGTGAGACCATTTTTATCTCAAATAAAAGTACCAGTAATTATTCTAGGCGCAGGGAAACCTTATGGAAAAGAAATGGCACAGCAAACCTATGAAAAACAATACGCTCAGCTCCCAGACTATAAGTTATTGATTAATGAAAACTCAAAACATTTTATTATGATGGACGCTCCATCATGGTTAGAGCAACAGCTTATTCCTATTTTAGTCAAATGA
- a CDS encoding DUF6252 family protein, giving the protein MKYLFDYLSFRASEARARYGISLILIAILFSISSCDSDDDNPQDPVSQLPPETMTGANTFGALLDGEPFIPSGGTNPLDCVYQLINGERFFNLQGNKRNENFNLIRLSLSTNAKELEEGEAYQLIDNSVGNAFARYSFSTNATFTNQSSSGVLRITKLDLNAQIVSGTFSFDIIDFEGNLREIRNGRFDMRFTQ; this is encoded by the coding sequence ATGAAATACTTATTTGATTACCTGTCATTCCGTGCAAGTGAGGCACGAGCGAGATACGGAATCTCCTTGATCTTAATCGCAATCTTGTTTAGTATATCTTCCTGCGATAGCGACGACGACAATCCACAAGACCCAGTTTCTCAATTACCACCTGAGACTATGACTGGCGCAAACACCTTTGGCGCACTGCTGGATGGTGAGCCTTTTATTCCTAGTGGTGGTACTAATCCACTGGACTGTGTCTATCAGCTGATTAATGGAGAACGGTTCTTTAATTTGCAAGGAAACAAGAGAAATGAAAATTTTAATTTGATAAGGCTCTCACTCTCTACAAACGCTAAAGAATTAGAAGAAGGCGAGGCTTATCAACTTATCGATAATTCAGTAGGTAATGCCTTTGCTAGATATAGTTTTAGTACAAATGCGACCTTTACAAATCAATCCAGTTCAGGAGTGCTTAGAATTACTAAGCTTGATTTGAATGCTCAAATCGTCTCAGGAACGTTTTCATTTGATATTATTGACTTTGAGGGCAATCTAAGAGAAATACGCAACGGTCGCTTTGATATGCGGTTTACTCAATAA
- a CDS encoding aspartate-semialdehyde dehydrogenase, producing the protein MKIAVVGVTGMVGQVMLKVLEERNLNVSTLIPVASEKSVGNEVTFKGKHFKVVSMKQAIEMKPDIALFSAGGSVSLEFAPQFAAVGTTVIDNSSAFRMDADKKLIVPEINAGELTKEDKIIANPNCSTIQMVATLAPLHQKYAVKRLVISTYQSITGTGVKAVEQLENEYAGKKGAMAYPYQIHKNAIPHCDVFEDNGYTKEEMKLVRETQKILNDRTIAVTATAVRIPVVGGHSESVNVEFRNEFDVSDIRRLLSETSGITVQDNVDVNVYPMPLLAHGRDDVFVGRIRRDHSQENTLNMWIVSDNLRKGAATNAVQIAEYLIDKELV; encoded by the coding sequence ATGAAAATAGCTGTTGTAGGTGTTACCGGTATGGTAGGACAGGTCATGCTGAAAGTCTTAGAAGAACGCAATCTTAATGTTTCCACATTAATTCCTGTTGCCTCAGAAAAATCTGTAGGTAATGAGGTGACTTTTAAAGGGAAACATTTTAAGGTAGTGAGCATGAAACAAGCTATAGAAATGAAACCAGACATTGCATTATTCTCTGCCGGTGGATCTGTAAGTCTAGAGTTTGCTCCACAGTTTGCAGCCGTTGGGACTACTGTTATTGATAATTCCAGCGCCTTTAGAATGGATGCTGATAAGAAACTTATCGTTCCAGAAATTAATGCTGGAGAGTTGACAAAAGAGGATAAAATAATTGCAAACCCTAATTGTTCCACTATTCAAATGGTGGCTACACTTGCTCCTTTGCACCAGAAGTATGCTGTTAAACGATTAGTAATCTCCACTTATCAATCTATTACAGGAACAGGTGTAAAAGCCGTTGAGCAGCTAGAAAATGAGTATGCTGGTAAGAAAGGAGCTATGGCATATCCTTACCAGATACACAAAAACGCTATTCCTCATTGTGATGTTTTTGAAGATAATGGTTACACAAAGGAAGAAATGAAGCTAGTACGCGAGACACAAAAAATCTTGAATGATAGAACCATCGCGGTAACCGCAACAGCAGTACGTATACCAGTGGTAGGAGGACATTCTGAAAGTGTAAATGTGGAGTTTAGAAATGAATTTGATGTATCCGACATAAGAAGGTTGTTATCTGAAACGTCTGGAATTACAGTTCAAGATAACGTTGATGTAAATGTCTATCCTATGCCCTTACTTGCTCATGGAAGGGACGACGTTTTTGTAGGACGCATAAGAAGAGATCATTCCCAAGAGAACACATTAAATATGTGGATAGTATCTGATAACTTGAGAAAAGGAGCAGCTACAAATGCGGTTCAAATAGCTGAATATTTGATCGATAAGGAACTCGTTTAA
- a CDS encoding thymidine kinase: protein MFLENTVNHKEQFGWIEVICGSMFSGKTEELIRRLKRAQFAQQKVEIFKPAIDTRYDEEMVVSHDANEIPSTPVPAAANIPLLASDCQVVGIDEAQFFDDEIVAVCNALANRGIRVIVAGLDMDFKGNPFGPMPALMATAEYVTKVHAVCTRTGNLAQYSYRKTANEDVVLLGEQQEYEPLSRAAYYKAMLSHKVKDIDVEAEEIEQKKES from the coding sequence ATGTTTCTAGAAAATACCGTTAATCACAAAGAGCAATTCGGCTGGATCGAGGTAATTTGTGGTTCTATGTTTTCTGGTAAGACAGAAGAGTTGATAAGACGCTTAAAACGAGCGCAATTTGCACAGCAAAAAGTAGAAATTTTCAAACCTGCCATCGATACACGTTATGATGAAGAAATGGTGGTCTCGCACGATGCAAATGAAATTCCTAGCACACCAGTTCCTGCTGCAGCAAACATTCCTTTGCTAGCAAGCGACTGTCAAGTAGTAGGAATAGACGAGGCTCAATTCTTTGATGACGAAATTGTTGCCGTGTGCAATGCACTTGCAAATCGTGGTATAAGAGTGATCGTCGCAGGATTAGATATGGATTTTAAAGGAAACCCATTCGGCCCGATGCCTGCACTTATGGCTACTGCAGAGTATGTGACTAAAGTTCACGCAGTTTGCACTAGAACAGGAAATCTTGCTCAGTATTCTTACCGTAAGACAGCAAATGAGGACGTTGTTTTACTAGGAGAACAACAAGAATATGAACCATTGAGTCGTGCAGCTTATTATAAGGCCATGCTTTCTCACAAAGTGAAAGATATAGATGTAGAGGCAGAAGAAATAGAACAAAAAAAAGAATCGTAA
- a CDS encoding ABC transporter ATP-binding protein, which yields MLELLDISFAFAKAETLKNISLKLEQGTHAAVIGESGCGKSTLLDVIYGLLQSQKGSVKWEDEELLGADHHLVPGHPMMKYVPQEFDLMPFTTVFENVGEHLSIQIDDRTKRIEELLDVVDMSDFKERKVKTLSGGQKQRVAIAKALAQEPKLLLLDEPFSHIDNFRKNALRRRLFDYLTKNNISCLVATHDRDDVLSFCHNTIIMRKGEIVDYRATNKVYSKPKSLYTASLFDEVNDIPKEWLGKEHDLILYPHQLERATSGFDVEVKQSFYQGKDFLILGLKDGKEVFFKSNKAVEVGTTVTLNLVS from the coding sequence ATGTTAGAGTTGCTTGATATTAGTTTCGCTTTCGCGAAAGCGGAAACCTTAAAAAATATTTCTTTAAAACTAGAGCAGGGCACACACGCTGCTGTGATAGGAGAAAGCGGCTGCGGGAAAAGCACATTGCTAGACGTTATTTATGGTTTATTACAATCACAAAAGGGCAGTGTAAAATGGGAAGATGAAGAATTGCTAGGAGCTGATCATCATTTAGTGCCTGGGCACCCCATGATGAAATACGTGCCGCAGGAATTTGATTTAATGCCTTTTACCACAGTTTTTGAAAACGTGGGAGAACATCTTTCTATTCAAATAGACGATCGTACAAAGCGTATTGAAGAGTTGCTAGATGTAGTGGACATGAGTGATTTTAAGGAAAGAAAAGTAAAAACGCTTTCTGGTGGTCAAAAACAACGTGTAGCTATCGCAAAAGCGCTGGCACAGGAACCAAAACTATTACTTCTTGATGAGCCTTTTTCCCATATTGATAATTTTAGAAAAAACGCTTTACGTAGAAGACTTTTTGATTATCTCACTAAGAATAATATAAGCTGTCTAGTTGCTACACATGATCGTGATGATGTATTATCATTTTGTCATAACACGATCATCATGAGAAAGGGTGAAATAGTTGATTATAGAGCTACAAATAAAGTTTATTCTAAGCCTAAGAGTTTATACACAGCATCGCTGTTTGATGAGGTAAATGACATTCCAAAAGAGTGGCTGGGGAAAGAACATGATTTGATTCTTTATCCGCATCAGTTAGAGCGAGCTACATCTGGATTTGATGTTGAGGTAAAGCAGTCCTTTTATCAAGGAAAGGATTTTTTAATTTTAGGATTAAAGGATGGAAAAGAGGTGTTTTTTAAATCAAATAAAGCTGTTGAAGTGGGAACTACAGTTACACTAAACCTAGTTTCTTAA
- a CDS encoding T9SS type A sorting domain-containing protein, whose translation MIKNILISLFISFSVFCNAQFWTETYSGFTAGQTGLSKFHVVDANVAWAIGYDGINTANNVQIFSKTDDAGLTWTAGSFALGDPDLGIADVSGIDSNTAFVAAYPRLAGQQGGIWKTTDAGMTWTQQTGASFNNATSFPNIVHYFDANNGLAIGDPANGYWEIYSSNDGGATYTRIPSASLPAPLANEFGYLAQFAHLGDNIWFTTSAGRIIHSANRGMTWNAYQSPLSDFGGTTIFGDISFATSDRGVIQDNAGNIYKSTDSGQTWNGVVFSGTGTPYGGAISYIPNTFHMVSTGGDVNLAGSSYSLDDGVTWINIDTDQHVDCAFFNDRVGYSGSFSDSFNNLGVFRYTDTVLSEITIEEQLQVQLFHNNLTEVLEVQTDLLLESVTIYDLQGRMVLNSKESNISTYKFKSGIYIAQIKTDKGQVNSKFLKR comes from the coding sequence ATGATTAAAAATATACTCATTAGTTTATTTATATCCTTTAGTGTCTTTTGTAATGCTCAGTTTTGGACAGAAACTTATTCTGGCTTTACTGCAGGACAAACTGGTCTAAGTAAGTTTCACGTAGTCGATGCAAACGTTGCTTGGGCTATAGGTTATGATGGTATCAATACAGCAAATAATGTACAAATTTTTTCTAAAACTGATGACGCTGGATTGACATGGACTGCCGGCTCATTTGCTCTAGGAGATCCAGACTTAGGAATTGCAGATGTCAGTGGAATTGATTCTAATACAGCATTTGTAGCTGCTTACCCTAGACTTGCTGGACAACAAGGTGGGATCTGGAAAACAACAGATGCTGGTATGACCTGGACCCAGCAAACCGGTGCTTCATTTAATAATGCAACAAGCTTCCCAAATATTGTTCATTATTTTGACGCTAACAACGGTCTAGCTATAGGAGATCCAGCCAATGGATATTGGGAGATTTATAGCTCCAATGATGGCGGCGCAACTTACACAAGAATTCCATCAGCAAGCTTGCCAGCACCGCTAGCAAATGAATTTGGTTACCTAGCTCAATTTGCTCATTTAGGTGATAATATTTGGTTTACTACAAGTGCTGGACGTATCATACATTCAGCAAATAGAGGTATGACCTGGAATGCATACCAGTCACCTTTAAGCGATTTTGGAGGCACAACTATTTTTGGTGATATTTCTTTTGCAACGTCAGATCGTGGAGTAATACAAGATAACGCAGGAAATATTTACAAATCTACTGACAGTGGTCAAACTTGGAATGGAGTGGTGTTTTCAGGAACAGGAACACCTTATGGAGGTGCTATTTCTTACATACCTAATACGTTTCACATGGTAAGTACTGGTGGTGACGTCAATCTTGCAGGAAGTTCATATTCCTTAGATGATGGAGTGACCTGGATAAATATAGATACTGATCAACATGTAGATTGTGCTTTTTTTAATGATAGGGTAGGTTATAGCGGTAGTTTTAGTGATTCGTTTAATAATCTTGGTGTATTTAGATATACAGATACCGTTTTAAGTGAAATAACAATCGAAGAGCAACTACAGGTTCAATTATTTCATAACAATCTCACTGAAGTATTAGAAGTTCAAACAGACTTATTGCTGGAATCTGTAACAATTTATGATCTTCAAGGACGTATGGTGTTAAATAGCAAAGAATCTAATATCTCTACTTATAAGTTCAAGTCGGGAATTTATATTGCTCAGATTAAAACCGATAAAGGTCAGGTAAACTCCAAATTTCTAAAACGATAA
- the alr gene encoding alanine racemase: MQHKGTRLEVNLDALAHNYHYLKSRISDTTKFMAVVKANAYGHGIVKVAQKLQDLGTDYFATAYTEEGEELRENGIITPILILHAQQHNLDICIDRCLEPVIYSMEMLDAFIAFAKAKQQQSYPIHLEFNTGLNRIGIDPEDIQEVIRIVKSSPEVKVRGLQSHLAASEDLNEEEFTQQQITKFETIAAILKKELDYEFLLHEANTSGILNYNNAHYTMVRSGIGLYGFGNDAKHDAQLKPISSLKSNISQIRSIEPGETVSYNRKFVAKDPTTYAVIPLGHGDGINRIYGYGNLKVSINGKPAPTLGIICMDMFMVNITGIAAKVGDEVVIFDQTVHTSRQMAEDAGTISYELLTGIQKRVRRVYIDTLSK, translated from the coding sequence ATGCAACATAAAGGCACTAGACTTGAAGTAAATTTAGATGCTCTTGCACACAACTATCATTATCTTAAAAGCAGGATAAGCGACACTACAAAATTTATGGCTGTAGTTAAAGCAAATGCCTATGGTCATGGAATAGTTAAAGTGGCACAAAAATTACAAGATTTAGGAACCGATTATTTTGCCACCGCATATACAGAAGAAGGTGAAGAACTGAGAGAAAACGGTATAATTACTCCTATTCTCATTTTACACGCGCAACAGCACAATCTAGATATTTGCATAGATCGTTGTCTAGAACCAGTGATATATAGTATGGAAATGCTGGATGCTTTTATCGCTTTCGCGAAAGCGAAACAACAACAATCCTATCCTATACATTTAGAATTTAATACAGGTTTAAACCGTATAGGTATCGATCCAGAAGACATTCAAGAAGTTATAAGAATAGTAAAATCCAGTCCAGAAGTAAAAGTGCGCGGGCTGCAGTCGCATCTTGCAGCTAGTGAAGATTTAAATGAAGAAGAGTTTACCCAACAACAGATTACCAAATTTGAAACGATAGCAGCTATTTTAAAGAAAGAGCTGGATTATGAATTTTTACTTCATGAAGCTAATACCAGTGGTATTCTTAACTACAATAATGCGCATTACACAATGGTACGTTCTGGAATTGGGTTGTACGGTTTTGGTAATGATGCAAAGCATGATGCGCAGTTGAAGCCTATCAGTTCTTTAAAGTCTAACATTTCACAAATACGCAGTATTGAACCAGGAGAAACGGTAAGTTACAACCGTAAATTTGTGGCAAAAGATCCAACGACTTATGCGGTTATACCTTTAGGTCATGGCGATGGAATTAATCGTATTTATGGTTATGGAAATCTCAAAGTTTCTATAAATGGAAAACCGGCTCCTACTTTAGGAATTATTTGTATGGACATGTTCATGGTAAATATTACAGGAATAGCGGCAAAAGTAGGTGATGAAGTCGTGATTTTTGACCAGACAGTTCACACCTCTAGGCAAATGGCCGAAGATGCCGGAACTATTTCTTATGAATTACTTACCGGAATCCAAAAACGAGTAAGACGTGTTTATATTGACACTTTATCTAAGTAA
- a CDS encoding LEA type 2 family protein: MKKLLLLLVLIGFSACENPYDDIVFVEIKDANLEKVSATKLEIAATCVLYNPNSVGLNLKEADFDVYLNGKKSAIIDQNENVEMPANSEFDFPIRASVNPKDIYGEKGKGVLGAALQILASQKVDVKYDGSINVGKGAINFTVPVVDSLSIPVKFNF; the protein is encoded by the coding sequence ATGAAAAAGCTTCTTCTACTGCTTGTTTTAATCGGTTTCTCAGCATGTGAAAATCCTTATGATGATATTGTTTTTGTAGAAATCAAGGATGCAAATCTGGAGAAAGTTTCGGCCACAAAGCTAGAAATAGCAGCTACTTGTGTACTTTATAACCCAAATAGTGTTGGTCTTAATTTAAAAGAAGCAGACTTTGACGTTTATCTGAATGGGAAGAAATCGGCTATTATTGATCAAAATGAAAATGTGGAAATGCCTGCAAATTCTGAATTTGATTTTCCTATCAGAGCTTCTGTAAATCCTAAGGACATTTATGGTGAGAAGGGAAAAGGTGTTTTAGGAGCCGCTTTACAAATTCTAGCCAGTCAGAAAGTAGATGTAAAATATGATGGTTCTATAAATGTAGGTAAAGGAGCGATTAACTTTACCGTTCCTGTGGTAGATAGTTTAAGTATCCCTGTAAAATTTAATTTCTAA
- the mscL gene encoding large conductance mechanosensitive channel protein MscL: MLKEFKNFIMTGNVIDLAVAVILAGAVSAVVKGFVSMIMMPIIGHFAGGVDFKDLKIILSDAVVGADGVVTKPENAIMYGEWVNTIISLIIIGFVLFMIVKAYNKARKPKEAPAPAGPSKEEVLLTEIRDALRAQK, translated from the coding sequence ATGCTTAAAGAATTTAAGAATTTTATTATGACAGGAAATGTCATAGACCTTGCAGTAGCCGTTATACTTGCTGGAGCAGTAAGTGCTGTGGTGAAAGGATTTGTGAGTATGATCATGATGCCTATCATCGGTCACTTTGCAGGTGGAGTAGATTTTAAAGACCTTAAAATTATTTTGTCTGATGCCGTGGTAGGAGCAGATGGTGTTGTTACAAAACCAGAAAACGCGATCATGTACGGAGAATGGGTGAACACAATAATCTCTTTAATAATTATCGGTTTCGTATTATTTATGATTGTTAAAGCTTATAACAAAGCTAGAAAACCTAAAGAGGCTCCAGCACCAGCAGGACCTTCAAAAGAAGAAGTTCTTCTTACAGAAATACGCGATGCTTTAAGAGCGCAAAAATAA
- a CDS encoding prolyl oligopeptidase family serine peptidase — protein sequence MKKLFYGAAALLVLISCKEDEKKQVNMAMTYPQTKKVDTVDVYHGVEVADPYRWLEDDRSEETGEWVKSQNKTTQEFLSQISYRDEIKDRLTNLWNYEKVGAPFIEGDYAYFYKNNGLQNQYVIYRYLKDSDPETAEVFLDPNTFSKEGTTSLGGTSFTKDGSLFAYSISEGGSDWRKIIVLDVNSMKQVGDTIVDVKFSGMSWKGNEGFYYSSYDKPDGSELSAMTDRHKLYYHKLGTPQSEDEVIFGDNPNEKYRYVGGGVTDDQKYLVISGSTATNGGKLWMKELNVKNAPLVAVVDNFDTNTYLIHNEGSKLWLVTDYNAPNRRIITTDFSNPAQDTWKDVIPETEHVLSPSTGGGYIFTEYMVDAVSQVKQYDYNGELVREVKLPGIGNVGGFGAKEEDETLYYSFTNYTTPGSTYLYNIKEGTSELYRKPNIKFNSEDYESKQVFYTSKDGTQIPMIISYKKGIALNGKNPTILYGYGGFNISLNPGFSVTRAAWMEMGGVYAVANLRGGGEYGKKWHDAGTKMQKQNVFDDFIAAGEWLKENKYTDTKHLAIQGGSNGGLLVGATMTQRPDLAGVAFPAVGVLDMLRYNKFTSGAGWSYDYGTAEDSPEMFEYLKGYSPLHNIEEGVSYPATMVTTGDHDDRVVPAHSFKFAAELQEKQAGDAPTLIRIETDAGHGAGKSTEQQIQEWTDIYGFGLYNMGYEQLPEASAKVKM from the coding sequence ATGAAAAAATTATTTTACGGAGCAGCAGCTCTATTAGTATTGATTTCTTGTAAAGAAGATGAAAAAAAACAAGTTAATATGGCGATGACTTATCCGCAAACTAAAAAAGTGGATACCGTAGATGTGTATCATGGAGTAGAAGTAGCAGATCCTTATCGATGGCTAGAAGATGATCGTAGCGAGGAAACTGGTGAATGGGTTAAAAGTCAAAATAAAACAACGCAAGAATTCCTTTCTCAAATTTCATACAGGGACGAGATCAAAGATAGACTTACTAATTTATGGAATTATGAGAAAGTAGGTGCACCTTTTATTGAAGGAGATTACGCCTATTTTTATAAAAATAACGGGCTGCAAAATCAATATGTCATTTATAGATATTTGAAAGATAGCGATCCAGAAACAGCTGAAGTTTTTCTTGATCCGAATACTTTTAGTAAAGAAGGTACAACTTCTTTAGGAGGAACTAGTTTTACTAAAGATGGTTCTCTATTTGCTTATTCTATAAGTGAAGGAGGAAGCGACTGGCGCAAGATCATTGTTCTAGATGTCAACTCTATGAAGCAGGTAGGCGATACTATTGTAGATGTAAAATTCTCAGGAATGTCATGGAAAGGAAATGAAGGGTTTTATTATTCTAGCTATGATAAACCTGATGGAAGCGAGTTAAGCGCAATGACTGACAGGCACAAATTATACTATCATAAATTAGGAACACCGCAAAGTGAGGATGAAGTTATTTTTGGTGATAACCCAAATGAGAAATATAGATATGTAGGCGGTGGAGTAACAGATGATCAAAAGTACCTTGTTATTTCTGGTAGTACAGCTACAAATGGCGGTAAATTGTGGATGAAAGAATTAAATGTCAAAAACGCACCATTAGTAGCGGTAGTAGATAACTTTGATACCAATACCTATCTTATTCACAATGAAGGCAGTAAATTGTGGTTAGTTACAGATTATAACGCACCTAATAGACGCATTATAACAACTGACTTCTCTAACCCAGCCCAAGACACTTGGAAAGATGTTATTCCAGAGACCGAGCACGTTCTTTCGCCTTCCACTGGTGGCGGATACATTTTTACGGAGTACATGGTAGATGCCGTTTCTCAAGTGAAACAATATGATTATAATGGTGAATTAGTAAGAGAAGTAAAACTACCAGGAATAGGTAATGTAGGAGGTTTTGGAGCAAAAGAAGAAGATGAAACTTTATACTACAGCTTTACAAACTATACGACTCCAGGAAGTACTTATTTATATAATATCAAAGAAGGAACTTCAGAGCTGTACCGCAAGCCTAATATCAAGTTCAATAGTGAAGACTATGAAAGCAAACAAGTTTTTTATACTTCAAAAGATGGTACTCAAATCCCAATGATCATTTCTTATAAAAAAGGAATTGCTCTTAATGGTAAAAACCCAACCATACTTTATGGTTACGGAGGTTTTAACATCTCATTAAATCCAGGTTTTTCTGTTACAAGAGCTGCATGGATGGAAATGGGCGGCGTTTATGCTGTTGCAAACCTACGCGGTGGTGGTGAATATGGTAAAAAATGGCATGATGCAGGTACTAAAATGCAAAAACAAAACGTATTTGATGACTTTATTGCAGCAGGAGAATGGCTTAAAGAAAATAAGTATACAGATACAAAGCACCTTGCCATTCAAGGAGGCTCAAATGGTGGACTACTCGTGGGAGCAACAATGACACAACGTCCTGATCTTGCAGGAGTGGCGTTTCCAGCGGTAGGTGTTTTAGACATGCTGCGTTATAACAAATTTACCTCAGGTGCAGGATGGTCTTACGATTACGGAACTGCAGAGGATAGTCCAGAAATGTTTGAATACCTTAAAGGGTATTCTCCGCTACACAACATTGAAGAAGGTGTTTCTTATCCAGCAACGATGGTAACTACTGGAGATCATGATGACAGAGTTGTTCCTGCTCATTCTTTCAAGTTTGCTGCAGAGTTGCAAGAAAAACAAGCTGGTGACGCTCCTACTTTAATCAGAATAGAAACCGACGCTGGTCACGGCGCTGGTAAATCTACAGAGCAACAGATCCAGGAATGGACAGACATTTATGGATTTGGCCTATATAATATGGGCTACGAGCAACTTCCAGAAGCAAGTGCTAAAGTAAAGATGTAA
- a CDS encoding RNA polymerase sigma factor: MKKGISKEFEILYRQHYQKVLRLCLGYVSGDKDLAQDLLQESFLKVWEHWDSFRGTSNRSTWLYRITVNTCLQELRMHKKYKKAPEETLKNYEAREETSVKKEKQFSQLYACMSKLNKENQTILLLELEQIPQEEIAQIIGIKHNALRTRLNRIKSTLTKCVNNENI, translated from the coding sequence ATGAAAAAAGGTATAAGTAAGGAATTTGAAATCCTTTACCGGCAACATTATCAAAAGGTACTGCGATTGTGCTTAGGTTACGTATCAGGAGATAAAGATCTCGCTCAAGACTTATTGCAAGAATCGTTTCTCAAAGTCTGGGAACATTGGGATAGCTTTAGAGGAACATCTAATAGATCCACATGGTTGTATCGCATTACTGTAAATACTTGTTTACAAGAATTAAGAATGCATAAAAAATATAAAAAAGCGCCTGAGGAAACCTTGAAAAATTATGAGGCTAGAGAAGAAACCAGCGTAAAAAAAGAAAAGCAGTTTTCTCAACTTTACGCTTGTATGAGTAAGCTCAATAAAGAAAACCAAACGATTCTTTTGTTAGAATTAGAGCAAATCCCACAAGAAGAAATCGCCCAAATCATAGGCATTAAACACAATGCCCTAAGGACAAGGCTCAATCGTATCAAATCAACATTAACTAAATGTGTTAATAATGAAAACATTTGA